From a single Kitasatospora sp. NBC_00458 genomic region:
- a CDS encoding nuclear transport factor 2 family protein, with protein MTAMAAPPAFDTGALREGIEHADADALLALYADDAELRVVDRRTQPSHPLVVHGRDQIGALLDDLYGRETTHRLEQVVLQDDRLAFLESCRYPDGFRVLVSSVAGLRDGRIVDQTSVQAWDETEPAQ; from the coding sequence ATGACCGCCATGGCCGCACCGCCCGCCTTCGACACCGGGGCCCTGCGCGAGGGCATCGAGCACGCCGACGCCGACGCCCTGCTGGCGCTCTACGCGGACGACGCCGAACTGCGCGTGGTCGACCGCAGGACCCAGCCCAGCCACCCGCTGGTGGTGCACGGCCGGGACCAGATCGGCGCGCTGCTGGACGACCTCTACGGCCGGGAGACCACCCACCGGCTCGAACAGGTGGTGCTCCAGGACGACCGGCTCGCCTTCCTGGAGTCCTGCCGCTACCCGGACGGGTTCCGGGTGCTGGTCAGCTCGGTCGCGGGCCTGCGCGACGGGCGGATCGTCGACCAGACCTCCGTCCAGGCCTGGGACGAGACCGAACCGGCCCAGTAG
- a CDS encoding ABC transporter substrate-binding protein — MRTKAVAAAALLTLALTGCGAEIAPSGDGATASAHYPVTVRNCGTELTFKQKPARTVTNDVGITELMLALGLENRMAGYVMPDDKGDVGKVAWKDGYQRTTWLSKKQITKEIALEAKADLVFAGWHYGFDDASGVTPQALGDLGIASYVLSESCRSGKGPERGVMSPLDALYTDLANLGEIFDVRDRADKLIADFKGQVAAVPEPAYRPGVFLYDSGEDKPYTSGKFAAPEEIIAKAGGRNVMGDVADSWTTVGWESVVQRDPEVIVINNYGTPDAESKRKFLKSFPPLAGVSAVRNDRIFVLDYVDLVESPRNPAAITALAAYLRTVPAR, encoded by the coding sequence ATGCGCACCAAGGCCGTTGCCGCCGCCGCCCTGCTCACCCTCGCGCTCACCGGCTGCGGGGCCGAGATCGCCCCGAGCGGTGACGGCGCCACCGCCTCCGCCCACTACCCGGTGACCGTCAGGAACTGCGGCACCGAGCTCACCTTCAAGCAGAAGCCGGCCCGGACGGTGACCAACGACGTCGGCATCACCGAGCTGATGCTGGCGCTCGGCCTGGAGAACCGGATGGCCGGCTACGTGATGCCCGACGACAAGGGCGACGTCGGGAAGGTCGCCTGGAAGGACGGCTACCAGCGGACCACCTGGCTCTCCAAGAAGCAGATCACCAAGGAGATCGCGCTGGAGGCCAAGGCCGACCTGGTCTTCGCCGGCTGGCACTACGGCTTCGACGACGCGAGCGGCGTCACCCCGCAGGCGCTGGGCGACCTGGGCATCGCCTCGTACGTGCTCAGCGAGTCCTGCCGCAGCGGCAAGGGCCCGGAGCGCGGCGTGATGTCCCCGCTGGACGCGCTCTACACCGACCTCGCCAACCTGGGCGAGATCTTCGACGTCCGGGACCGGGCCGACAAGCTGATCGCCGACTTCAAGGGGCAGGTCGCCGCCGTGCCCGAGCCGGCGTACCGGCCCGGCGTCTTCCTGTACGACAGCGGCGAGGACAAGCCGTACACCTCGGGGAAGTTCGCCGCGCCCGAGGAGATCATCGCCAAGGCCGGCGGGCGGAACGTGATGGGCGACGTCGCCGACTCGTGGACGACGGTCGGCTGGGAGAGCGTGGTCCAGCGCGACCCCGAGGTGATCGTGATCAACAACTACGGCACCCCGGACGCCGAGAGCAAGCGGAAGTTCCTGAAGTCCTTCCCCCCGCTGGCCGGCGTCTCCGCGGTCCGCAACGACCGGATCTTCGTCCTGGACTACGTCGACCTGGTCGAGAGCCCGCGCAACCCGGCCGCGATCACCGCGCTGGCCGCCTACCTGCGCACCGTCCCGGCCCGCTGA
- a CDS encoding ABC transporter ATP-binding protein yields the protein MDLAVDRVSVEVAGLRLVHDVTLDAAAGQVVGLVGPNGSGKSTLLRCVYRALRPAAGAVRLGGEELHALTAREAARRVAALPQEHSAEFDFTVAEVVGMGRLPHRRGFAAAAASGDGERCAGALRRVGAAHLAERGFLSLSGGEKQRVLIARALVQEPKVLVLDEPTNHLDIAHQLEVLALVREAGPTVLTALHDLNLAAGHCDLLYVVAAGRIVASGPPAEVLEPALLAEVFGVRATPVRHPVTGAVQLLFDRLAK from the coding sequence CTGGACCTCGCCGTCGACCGCGTCTCGGTCGAGGTGGCCGGCCTCCGACTGGTCCACGACGTCACCCTGGACGCCGCGGCCGGGCAGGTCGTCGGCCTGGTCGGACCGAACGGCAGCGGCAAGTCCACCCTGCTGCGCTGCGTCTACCGGGCGCTGCGGCCCGCCGCCGGGGCCGTCCGGCTGGGCGGCGAGGAGCTGCACGCGCTCACCGCGCGCGAGGCCGCCCGGCGGGTCGCCGCGCTGCCGCAGGAGCACTCCGCCGAGTTCGACTTCACGGTGGCCGAGGTGGTCGGCATGGGCCGGCTGCCGCACCGCCGCGGGTTCGCCGCCGCCGCCGCCTCCGGCGACGGCGAGCGGTGCGCCGGGGCGCTGCGCCGGGTGGGCGCCGCGCACCTGGCCGAACGGGGCTTCCTGAGCCTGTCCGGCGGCGAGAAGCAGCGGGTGCTGATCGCCCGGGCGCTGGTCCAGGAGCCGAAGGTGCTGGTGCTCGACGAACCCACCAACCACCTGGACATCGCCCACCAGCTGGAGGTGCTGGCGCTGGTCCGGGAGGCCGGGCCGACCGTGCTCACCGCGCTGCACGACCTCAACCTCGCGGCCGGCCACTGCGACCTGCTGTACGTGGTCGCGGCCGGGCGGATCGTCGCCTCGGGACCGCCCGCCGAGGTGCTCGAACCCGCGCTGCTCGCCGAGGTGTTCGGAGTCCGGGCGACGCCCGTCCGGCACCCCGTGACCGGCGCCGTCCAGCTGCTCTTCGACCGACTCGCCAAGTGA
- a CDS encoding FecCD family ABC transporter permease, producing MSTTATAPPAPAGAPPGPGRTPTLPLAAGLAAALLLSLVCAVTLGSSGLGWSQVLRLLGAGLTGGRLEADEAAAYAIVWEIRLPRAVLAAVVGAGLSVTGAAVQAMVRNALADPFVLGISSGASVGASAVLMLGAFASLGVWALSVSAFGAALIAMVLVYLTARTAYGLTPLRLVLTGTAMSYGFSAVTALMVFAAARGEAARSAMMWLLGSLGGATWASVPIAAATVLAGAAYLLCAAGRLDALAMGDETAASLGVDPDRLRRELFVVTAAVTGTVVAVSGAIGFVGLMVPHLVRMLVGAGHRRVLVIAPLAGALLLVWVDVVSRTLLAPAELPVGVVTAALGVPCFLLLMRRRGYSFGGGR from the coding sequence TTGAGCACCACCGCCACCGCACCACCGGCGCCGGCCGGCGCCCCGCCCGGACCGGGCCGGACACCCACCCTCCCGCTGGCCGCAGGCCTCGCCGCGGCCCTGCTGCTCTCCCTGGTCTGCGCGGTGACACTGGGCTCCTCCGGCCTCGGCTGGTCCCAGGTGCTGCGACTGCTCGGCGCCGGCCTGACCGGCGGCCGGCTGGAGGCCGACGAGGCCGCCGCCTACGCGATCGTCTGGGAGATCCGGCTGCCGCGCGCCGTCCTCGCCGCCGTCGTCGGCGCCGGACTGTCCGTCACCGGCGCGGCGGTGCAGGCGATGGTCCGCAACGCGCTGGCCGACCCCTTCGTGCTCGGCATCTCCTCCGGCGCCTCGGTCGGCGCCAGCGCCGTCCTGATGCTCGGCGCCTTCGCCTCGCTCGGCGTCTGGGCGCTGTCCGTCTCCGCCTTCGGCGCCGCCCTGATCGCCATGGTGCTGGTCTACCTGACGGCCCGTACCGCCTACGGGCTCACCCCGCTGCGACTGGTGCTGACCGGCACCGCGATGTCCTACGGCTTCTCCGCCGTCACGGCGCTGATGGTGTTCGCCGCCGCCCGCGGCGAGGCCGCCCGCTCCGCCATGATGTGGCTGCTCGGCAGCCTCGGCGGGGCCACCTGGGCCTCGGTGCCGATCGCCGCCGCCACCGTCCTGGCCGGCGCGGCCTACCTGCTCTGCGCCGCCGGCCGGCTGGACGCGCTCGCCATGGGCGACGAGACGGCCGCCTCGCTCGGCGTCGACCCGGACCGGCTGCGGCGCGAACTGTTCGTCGTGACGGCGGCCGTCACCGGCACCGTGGTCGCGGTCAGCGGCGCGATCGGCTTCGTCGGGCTGATGGTCCCGCACCTGGTGCGGATGCTGGTCGGCGCCGGACACCGCCGGGTGCTGGTGATCGCCCCGCTCGCCGGGGCACTGCTGCTGGTCTGGGTGGACGTCGTCTCCCGCACCCTGCTGGCGCCGGCCGAACTGCCGGTCGGGGTGGTCACCGCCGCCCTCGGGGTCCCCTGCTTCCTGCTGCTGATGCGCCGTCGCGGCTACTCCTTCGGAGGTGGCCGGTGA
- the sodN gene encoding superoxide dismutase, Ni produces the protein MFSRLFAPRATAHAHCDLPCGVYDPAQARIEAESVKATQEKYQANEDPHFRARAVIIKEQRAEAVKHHISVLWSDYFKAPHFEKYPQLHQLVNDTLKAASAAKASTDPATGQALLDLIAEVDKIFWETKQG, from the coding sequence ATGTTCTCTCGTCTGTTTGCACCGCGCGCCACCGCCCACGCCCACTGTGACCTGCCCTGCGGCGTGTACGACCCCGCTCAGGCCCGGATCGAGGCCGAGTCGGTGAAGGCCACCCAGGAGAAGTACCAGGCCAACGAGGACCCGCACTTCCGGGCCCGCGCCGTCATCATCAAGGAGCAGCGCGCCGAGGCCGTCAAGCACCACATCTCGGTGCTGTGGAGCGACTACTTCAAGGCCCCGCACTTCGAGAAGTACCCGCAGCTGCACCAGCTGGTCAACGACACCCTGAAGGCCGCCTCGGCCGCCAAGGCGTCGACCGACCCGGCCACCGGGCAGGCCCTGCTCGACCTGATCGCCGAGGTCGACAAGATCTTCTGGGAGACCAAGCAGGGCTGA
- the sodX gene encoding nickel-type superoxide dismutase maturation protease, giving the protein MARSAESEGGTAGGGAPFGLIDVAGDSMVPTLREGDQLLVRYGARIRPGAVVVFRHPFQQDLLVVKRADGRRPKGWWLLSDNRPVDSDSRSYGAVPEELVLGRVLLRLRPRPAWLAPGRRLERLLLSAPLVRIPGLARRFGVWVRPEEIRGTGA; this is encoded by the coding sequence GTGGCGCGGAGCGCGGAATCGGAGGGCGGCACCGCGGGGGGTGGCGCGCCGTTCGGGCTGATCGACGTGGCGGGCGACTCGATGGTGCCGACGCTGCGCGAGGGGGACCAGCTGCTGGTCCGGTACGGGGCGCGGATCCGGCCGGGCGCGGTGGTGGTGTTCCGCCACCCGTTCCAGCAGGACCTGCTGGTGGTCAAGCGGGCCGACGGCCGGCGCCCCAAGGGGTGGTGGCTGCTCTCGGACAACCGGCCGGTGGACAGCGACAGCCGCAGCTACGGCGCGGTCCCGGAGGAGCTGGTGCTCGGCCGGGTGCTGCTGAGGCTGCGCCCGCGCCCGGCCTGGCTGGCCCCGGGCCGCCGGCTGGAGCGGCTGCTGCTCTCCGCCCCGCTGGTCCGGATCCCGGGACTGGCCAGGCGCTTCGGCGTCTGGGTCCGCCCGGAGGAGATCCGGGGGACCGGGGCCTGA
- a CDS encoding CGNR zinc finger domain-containing protein, whose amino-acid sequence MELASYADLAVRLVNTEEPERGTDALTSVEAVRGLFSDSSRARDLADESDLPRLRAVRTRLRGVFEAAAEGDEFRSVDLLNSLLMEFPVSPLVSGHDYLDADGRPRWHLHLADNSPTATAHFSAVACMGLAVHLTELGSDRLGICQAAPCRNAYLDTSTNRSRRYCSDRCATRANVAAYRARKRLEAQEAAAAIAGQG is encoded by the coding sequence GTGGAGCTCGCCTCGTACGCCGATCTGGCCGTCCGGCTGGTGAACACCGAGGAGCCCGAGCGCGGCACCGACGCGCTGACCTCGGTGGAGGCGGTGCGCGGACTGTTCTCGGACTCCTCCCGCGCCCGCGACCTGGCCGACGAGTCCGACCTGCCCCGGCTGCGGGCCGTCCGCACCCGGCTGCGCGGGGTCTTCGAGGCCGCCGCCGAGGGCGACGAGTTCCGCAGCGTCGACCTGCTGAACAGCCTGCTGATGGAGTTCCCGGTCAGTCCGCTGGTCTCCGGCCACGACTACCTCGACGCCGACGGTCGGCCCCGCTGGCACCTGCACCTCGCCGACAACTCCCCGACCGCGACCGCGCACTTCAGCGCCGTCGCCTGCATGGGCCTGGCCGTCCACCTGACCGAGCTGGGCTCCGACCGGCTGGGCATCTGCCAGGCCGCGCCCTGCCGCAACGCCTACCTGGACACCTCGACCAACCGGTCCCGGCGGTACTGCTCGGACCGCTGCGCGACCCGCGCGAACGTCGCCGCCTACCGGGCCCGCAAGCGGCTGGAGGCCCAGGAGGCCGCCGCCGCCATCGCCGGGCAGGGCTAG
- a CDS encoding amino acid ABC transporter ATP-binding protein, with translation MTDLTKPTADAPQGGPMVRAENVHKSYGAVHVLKGIDLEVKQGEVFCLIGPSGSGKSTFLRCINHLEKINGGRLWVDGDLVGYRQKGDRLYELKDSEVALKRRDIGMVFQRFNLFPHMTAIENIIEAPVQVKGESRSAARERGMALLERVGLADKAKNYPSQLSGGQQQRVAIARALAMKPKLMLFDEPTSALDPELVGDVLDVMRGLAEEGMTMVVVTHEMGFAREVGDALVFMDGGVVVESGDPRQVLTDPQHERTRAFLSKVL, from the coding sequence ATGACCGATCTGACCAAGCCGACCGCCGACGCCCCCCAGGGCGGCCCGATGGTCCGCGCCGAGAACGTCCACAAGTCCTACGGTGCCGTGCACGTCCTCAAGGGCATCGACCTGGAGGTCAAGCAGGGCGAGGTGTTCTGCCTGATCGGCCCCTCCGGCTCCGGCAAGTCGACCTTCCTCCGGTGCATCAACCACCTGGAGAAGATCAACGGCGGCCGGCTCTGGGTGGACGGCGACCTCGTCGGCTACCGCCAGAAGGGCGACCGGCTCTACGAGCTCAAGGACAGCGAGGTCGCGCTGAAGCGGCGCGACATCGGCATGGTCTTCCAGCGCTTCAACCTGTTCCCGCACATGACCGCCATAGAGAACATCATCGAGGCGCCGGTGCAGGTCAAGGGCGAGAGCAGGAGCGCCGCCCGGGAGCGCGGGATGGCCCTGCTGGAGCGGGTCGGCCTGGCCGACAAGGCGAAGAACTACCCGTCCCAGCTCTCCGGCGGCCAGCAGCAGCGGGTGGCGATCGCCCGGGCCCTGGCCATGAAGCCCAAGCTGATGCTCTTCGACGAGCCCACCTCGGCGCTCGACCCCGAGCTGGTCGGCGACGTCCTCGACGTCATGCGCGGCCTCGCCGAGGAGGGGATGACCATGGTGGTCGTCACCCACGAGATGGGCTTCGCCCGCGAGGTCGGCGACGCGCTGGTGTTCATGGACGGCGGCGTGGTCGTCGAGTCCGGCGACCCGCGCCAGGTCCTCACCGACCCGCAGCACGAGCGCACCCGCGCGTTCCTCTCCAAGGTGCTCTGA
- a CDS encoding amino acid ABC transporter permease, translating into MNSLDKGHAEKGRPETIKAVPVRHPGRWAGAVVIAVLGAMLLSALFTNPAFKWDIVGKYLFHDSIVHGMLVTLELTALAMIMGVVGGIILAVMRLSRNPLLSGTAWIYIWVFRGTPVLVQLVFWNFLGLIWAKLSIGVPWGPEFWSESTNVLIPTFVAALLGLGLNEAAYMAEIVRGGIQSVDEGQAEASHALGMSQFTTMRRVILPQAMRVIIPPTGNETISMLKTTSLVSVISLEEIFRAGQIIYSRNYQNIPILIVVSLWYLAFTSVLTIGQYYIERHYARGSNRTLPPTPLQRLRGLFAGKRTPKTQHDVVPGIEGGGHV; encoded by the coding sequence GTGAACTCTCTGGACAAGGGGCACGCGGAGAAGGGACGGCCTGAGACCATCAAGGCCGTCCCGGTCCGCCACCCCGGACGCTGGGCGGGCGCCGTCGTCATCGCCGTCCTCGGCGCGATGCTGCTGAGCGCCCTCTTCACCAACCCCGCTTTCAAGTGGGACATCGTCGGGAAGTACCTCTTCCACGACAGCATCGTGCACGGCATGCTCGTCACGCTGGAGCTGACCGCGCTCGCCATGATCATGGGTGTGGTCGGCGGCATCATCCTCGCGGTGATGCGGCTCTCCCGGAACCCGCTGCTCTCCGGCACCGCCTGGATCTACATCTGGGTCTTCCGCGGCACCCCGGTGCTGGTGCAGCTGGTGTTCTGGAACTTCCTCGGCCTGATCTGGGCCAAGCTCTCGATCGGCGTGCCGTGGGGACCGGAGTTCTGGTCCGAGTCCACCAACGTGCTGATCCCGACCTTCGTCGCCGCCCTGCTGGGCCTCGGCCTGAACGAGGCCGCCTACATGGCGGAGATCGTCCGCGGCGGCATCCAGTCGGTGGACGAGGGCCAGGCCGAGGCGTCGCACGCGCTCGGCATGAGCCAGTTCACGACCATGCGGCGGGTCATCCTGCCGCAGGCGATGCGGGTGATCATCCCGCCGACCGGCAACGAGACCATCTCGATGCTCAAGACCACCTCGCTGGTCTCCGTGATCTCCCTGGAGGAGATCTTCCGCGCCGGTCAGATCATCTACTCTCGGAACTACCAGAACATCCCGATCCTGATCGTGGTCAGCCTCTGGTACCTCGCCTTCACCTCCGTGCTGACCATCGGCCAGTACTACATCGAGCGGCACTACGCCCGCGGCTCCAACCGGACCCTCCCGCCCACCCCGCTGCAGCGACTGCGGGGCCTGTTCGCCGGGAAGCGCACCCCGAAGACCCAGCACGACGTGGTCCCGGGGATCGAGGGAGGTGGTCACGTATGA
- a CDS encoding ABC transporter substrate-binding protein, translating to MIVRTKRTRLLAGAAVLASASLVLTACGSSKEESSGAPNASATVNEVKADDKLAALVPADVKSSGKIVVGTDASYAPNEFKDDSGKIVGMDVDLANAVAAKLGLKADVQDSQFTAIIPGIQSNKFQLGMSSLTDNKEREQTVDLVTYFNAGSAIAVKKGNPDKISADDLCGKKIAVQTGTTQAQEITDTRSPACVKAGKPGVVNDGDKFDLQTDVTNAVVSGRDQAMMADSPVVDYAIKQSGGQLEKLGATYDSAPYGIALAKGSALAPAVQGAVQSLIDDGTYKQILSKWGVEAGALDKSTLNGAVS from the coding sequence ATGATCGTCCGTACCAAGCGCACCCGTCTCCTCGCCGGCGCGGCCGTGCTCGCGTCCGCGTCGCTCGTGCTGACCGCCTGCGGCAGCAGCAAGGAAGAGAGCAGCGGCGCGCCGAACGCCTCCGCAACCGTCAACGAGGTCAAGGCCGACGACAAGCTGGCGGCGCTCGTGCCCGCCGACGTCAAGTCGTCCGGCAAGATCGTGGTCGGTACGGACGCCTCGTACGCGCCGAACGAGTTCAAGGACGACAGCGGCAAGATCGTCGGCATGGACGTCGACCTGGCCAACGCCGTCGCCGCCAAGCTCGGCCTCAAGGCGGACGTCCAGGACTCGCAGTTCACCGCGATCATCCCGGGCATCCAGTCGAACAAGTTCCAGCTCGGCATGTCGTCCCTCACGGACAACAAGGAGCGCGAGCAGACCGTCGACCTGGTCACCTACTTCAACGCCGGCAGCGCGATCGCCGTGAAGAAGGGCAACCCGGACAAGATCAGCGCCGACGACCTCTGCGGCAAGAAGATCGCCGTCCAGACCGGCACCACCCAGGCGCAGGAGATCACCGACACCCGCAGCCCCGCCTGCGTCAAGGCCGGCAAGCCGGGCGTCGTCAACGACGGCGACAAGTTCGACCTGCAGACCGACGTCACCAACGCGGTGGTCTCCGGCCGCGACCAGGCGATGATGGCCGACTCCCCGGTCGTCGACTACGCGATCAAGCAGTCCGGCGGCCAGCTGGAGAAGCTCGGCGCCACCTACGACTCGGCCCCCTACGGCATCGCCCTCGCCAAGGGCTCGGCGCTCGCGCCGGCCGTCCAGGGCGCCGTCCAGTCGCTGATCGACGACGGCACCTACAAGCAGATCCTCTCCAAGTGGGGCGTCGAGGCCGGTGCCCTCGACAAGTCCACGCTCAACGGCGCCGTCAGCTGA
- a CDS encoding ABC transporter substrate-binding protein, whose translation MHHRPHSRRPAAAALALATAGALLLSGCGGGGEEAAKDPLQEIRGKIPKAQQTAKTLRIGMDVNYPPVQFRGADGKPDGLDPDIATALGRILDLRVEYVDTPFDKLIPDLHKKQFDVVMSALSDIRQRREGVDDTGKQTGPGVDFVDYFIAGTSLVVPKGNPKGIHTLDDLCGRTVAVQQGTTQDEIVTRQVTACTRAGKPLTVHKFDTDSKALAEVASGAAQAGLNDFPVAAYAAKTTDGGNRFEVTGSQSRSNPYGIALRKEDTELRDVLAKAVDQLIRSGEYDKILAKWNVSAGAAQNAVVNGGI comes from the coding sequence ATGCATCACCGCCCCCACTCCCGACGACCGGCCGCCGCCGCACTCGCGCTGGCCACCGCCGGAGCCCTGCTGCTGAGCGGCTGCGGCGGCGGCGGCGAGGAGGCCGCGAAGGACCCGCTCCAGGAGATCCGCGGGAAGATCCCGAAGGCCCAGCAGACGGCGAAGACGCTCCGGATCGGGATGGACGTGAACTACCCGCCGGTGCAGTTCCGCGGCGCCGACGGCAAGCCGGACGGTCTCGACCCGGACATCGCCACGGCCCTCGGCCGGATCCTCGACCTGCGGGTCGAGTACGTCGACACCCCGTTCGACAAGCTGATACCGGACCTGCACAAGAAGCAGTTCGACGTGGTGATGTCGGCGCTGAGCGACATCCGCCAGCGCCGGGAGGGCGTGGACGACACGGGCAAGCAGACCGGCCCCGGCGTGGACTTCGTGGACTACTTCATCGCCGGCACCTCGCTGGTGGTGCCGAAGGGGAACCCCAAGGGCATCCACACCCTGGACGACCTGTGCGGCCGGACGGTCGCGGTGCAGCAGGGCACCACCCAGGACGAGATCGTCACCCGTCAGGTGACGGCCTGCACCCGGGCCGGGAAGCCGCTCACCGTGCACAAGTTCGACACCGACTCCAAGGCGCTGGCCGAGGTCGCCTCGGGCGCCGCGCAGGCCGGCCTGAACGACTTCCCGGTGGCCGCCTACGCGGCCAAGACCACCGACGGCGGCAACCGCTTCGAGGTGACCGGCTCGCAGTCCCGGTCCAACCCGTACGGGATCGCGCTGCGCAAGGAGGACACCGAGCTGCGGGACGTCCTGGCCAAGGCGGTCGACCAGCTGATCCGCAGCGGCGAGTACGACAAGATCCTCGCCAAGTGGAACGTCTCCGCGGGCGCGGCCCAGAACGCGGTGGTCAACGGCGGCATCTGA
- a CDS encoding NAD(P)-dependent malic enzyme yields the protein MAAEIIHSTTQDTDDPVDAVFALHRGGKMEVRATVPVRDADDLSLAYTPGVARVCTAIAEQPELVNDYTWKANTVAVVTDGTAVLGLGDIGPEASLPVMEGKAILFKQFGGVDAVPIALACTDVDEIIETVVRLAPSFGGVNLEDISAPRCFEIERRLQDALDIPVFHDDQHGTAIVTTAALWNAAKVTGREIGSLRAVISGAGAAGIAIAKMLLAAGIGDVAVCDRKGVVYEGRGDLTDVKAEIAALSNRTAVKGSLADALKGADVFIGVSGGTVPEEVVATMAEGAFIFAMANPNPEIHPEVAHKYAAVVATGRSDFPNQINNVLAFPGIFAGALQVRATRITEGMKLAAAKALAGVVADELTPQKVIPSPFDERVAPAVSKAVAEAARAEGVARR from the coding sequence GTGGCAGCGGAGATCATCCACAGCACTACCCAGGACACCGACGATCCGGTCGACGCCGTGTTCGCGCTCCACCGCGGCGGCAAGATGGAGGTCCGGGCGACCGTCCCGGTGCGCGACGCGGACGACCTGTCCCTCGCCTACACCCCCGGTGTCGCCCGCGTCTGCACGGCCATCGCCGAGCAGCCCGAGCTGGTCAACGACTACACCTGGAAGGCCAACACGGTGGCCGTGGTCACCGACGGCACCGCCGTGCTCGGCCTCGGCGACATCGGCCCCGAGGCCTCCCTGCCGGTCATGGAGGGCAAGGCGATCCTCTTCAAGCAGTTCGGCGGCGTGGACGCCGTGCCGATCGCGCTGGCCTGCACCGACGTGGACGAGATCATCGAGACCGTGGTCCGGCTGGCGCCGTCCTTCGGCGGGGTCAACCTGGAGGACATCTCCGCCCCGCGCTGCTTCGAGATCGAGCGCCGGCTCCAGGACGCCCTGGACATCCCGGTGTTCCACGACGACCAGCACGGCACCGCCATCGTCACCACCGCGGCGCTCTGGAACGCGGCCAAGGTGACCGGCCGGGAGATCGGCTCGCTGCGGGCCGTCATCTCCGGCGCCGGCGCGGCCGGCATCGCGATCGCCAAGATGCTGCTGGCCGCCGGCATCGGCGACGTGGCGGTCTGCGACCGCAAGGGCGTGGTGTACGAGGGCCGCGGCGACCTCACCGACGTCAAGGCGGAGATCGCCGCGCTGAGCAACCGGACCGCCGTCAAGGGCTCGCTGGCCGACGCGCTGAAGGGCGCCGACGTCTTCATCGGCGTCTCCGGCGGCACCGTGCCGGAGGAGGTCGTCGCGACCATGGCCGAGGGCGCGTTCATCTTCGCCATGGCCAACCCGAACCCGGAGATCCACCCCGAGGTCGCGCACAAGTACGCGGCCGTGGTGGCCACCGGGCGCAGCGACTTCCCCAACCAGATCAACAACGTGCTGGCCTTCCCCGGCATCTTCGCCGGTGCCCTGCAGGTCCGGGCGACCCGGATCACCGAGGGCATGAAGCTGGCCGCCGCCAAGGCGCTGGCCGGTGTGGTCGCGGACGAGCTGACGCCGCAGAAGGTGATCCCCTCGCCGTTCGACGAGCGGGTCGCCCCGGCCGTCAGCAAGGCCGTCGCCGAGGCCGCCCGCGCGGAGGGCGTCGCCCGCCGCTGA
- a CDS encoding zinc-binding dehydrogenase — MFAAYAARIDADDPLAGLELGERPEPEARPGWSVVTVKAASLNHHDLWSLRGVGLPAGRLPMILGCDAAGIDEHGNEVVLHSVIGQSGHGVGPDEPRSILTERYQGTFARQVAVPTWNLLPKPAGLSFEQAACLPTAWLTAYRMLFTNAGVRPGDTVLVQGAGGGVSTALVVLGKAAGLRVWVTGRDEAKLARVLELGADAAFPSGARLPERVDAVMETVGAATWSHSVKSLRPGGTIVISGATSGPSPAAAELNRIFFLELKVVGSTMGDKDELAGLLSFCATTGVRPVIDTVLPLAGARDGFARLAAGDVFGKIVLTP, encoded by the coding sequence ATGTTTGCTGCCTACGCCGCACGAATCGACGCAGACGACCCGCTCGCCGGGCTGGAGCTGGGCGAACGCCCCGAACCGGAGGCCCGCCCCGGGTGGAGCGTGGTCACGGTCAAGGCCGCCAGCCTGAACCACCACGACCTCTGGTCGCTGCGGGGGGTGGGCCTGCCGGCCGGGAGGCTGCCGATGATCCTCGGCTGCGACGCCGCCGGGATCGACGAGCACGGCAACGAGGTGGTCCTGCACTCCGTCATCGGCCAGTCCGGCCACGGCGTCGGACCGGACGAGCCCCGCTCGATCCTGACCGAGCGCTACCAGGGCACCTTCGCCCGGCAGGTGGCCGTCCCCACCTGGAACCTGCTGCCCAAGCCCGCCGGGCTCTCCTTCGAGCAGGCCGCATGCCTGCCCACCGCCTGGCTGACCGCCTACCGGATGCTGTTCACCAACGCCGGGGTGCGTCCGGGCGACACCGTCCTGGTGCAGGGCGCCGGCGGCGGCGTGTCCACCGCGCTGGTGGTCCTCGGCAAGGCGGCCGGGCTGCGGGTCTGGGTCACCGGCCGGGACGAGGCCAAGCTCGCCCGGGTCCTGGAGCTCGGCGCCGACGCGGCGTTCCCCAGCGGGGCCCGGCTGCCCGAGCGGGTGGACGCGGTGATGGAGACGGTCGGCGCCGCGACCTGGTCGCACTCGGTGAAGTCGCTCCGGCCCGGCGGCACGATCGTCATCTCCGGCGCCACCTCCGGCCCCAGCCCGGCCGCCGCGGAGCTGAACCGGATCTTCTTCCTGGAGCTCAAGGTGGTCGGCTCCACCATGGGGGACAAGGACGAGCTGGCGGGACTGCTCTCGTTCTGCGCCACCACCGGCGTCCGCCCGGTGATCGACACGGTGCTGCCGCTGGCCGGGGCCCGGGACGGCTTCGCCCGGCTCGCCGCGGGCGACGTCTTCGGGAAGATCGTCCTGACCCCCTGA